A genomic window from Solanum dulcamara chromosome 11, daSolDulc1.2, whole genome shotgun sequence includes:
- the LOC129873124 gene encoding uncharacterized protein LOC129873124, with amino-acid sequence MDLPPEELQFLTIPDIFQESISIPKRSPKTFYLITLTLLFPLSFAILAHSLFTHPIITQLQENPNSSHASQWTKLIVFQFVYLLFLFAFSLLSTAAVVFTVASIYTSKPVSFSSTLAAIPSVFKRLFITFIWVSLSMLAYNTVFLIFLVLLIVAADTQNVVLFLFSFLVVFILFLVVHVYFSALWHLASVVSVLEPIYGIGAMKKSYELLKGRTGMAFFLVFGYLSICGVINGFFGSVVVHGGETYGVISRIMIGGFLVGVLVIVNLVGLLMQSVFYYVCKSYHHQGIDKTALYDHLGGYLGEYVPLKSSVQMENLEGGALTP; translated from the coding sequence ATGGATCTGCCACCAGAAGAGCTTCAATTCTTAACCATACCTGATATTTTCCAAGAATCAATCTCCATACCCAAGAGATCTCCTAAAACTTTCTACCTTATTACCCTTACTTTATTATTTCCTTTATCTTTTGCAATCTTGGCTCATTCTTTGTTCACTCATCCAATCATTACTCAGCTCCAGGAAAACCCAAATTCATCTCATGCTTCTCAATGGACCAAACTCATTGTTTTCCAGTTTGTTTACCTACTTTTCTTGTTTGCTTTTTCTTTGCTTTCAACTGCTGCTGTTGTTTTCACTGTCGCATCAATTTACACCTCAAAGCCTGTCTCTTTTTCCTCTACCTTAGCTGCAATTCCCAGTGTTTTCAAGAGGCTCTTCATTACCTTCATATGGGTTTCTCTATCTATGTTGGCTTATAACActgttttcttgatttttcttgtGCTTCTGATTGTAGCAGCCGATACCCAGAATGtggttttgttccttttctCCTTCTTGGTTGTCTTTATACTCTTCCTTGTAGTGCATGTTTACTTCAGTGCATTGTGGCATTTGGCAAGTGTGGTGTCTGTTCTTGAGCCTATTTATGGTATAGGAGCTATGAAGAAGAGCTATGAGTTGTTGAAAGGAAGGACAGGAATGGCATTTTTCCTTGTTTTTGGATATTTGTCTATTTGTGGGGTAATTAATGGGTTTTTTGGGTCAGTTGTGGTGCATGGAGGTGAAACTTATGGTGTGATTTCAAGGATTATGATTGGCGGGTTCTTGGTTGGAGTATTGGTGATTGTGAATCTTGTGGGGCTTTTGATGCAAAGTGTGTTTTACTATGTTTGCAAGAGCTACCATCATCAGGGGATAGATAAGACTGCTCTGTATGATCATCTTGGTGGATACCTTGGGGAATATGTGCCTCTGAAAAGCAGCGTGCAGATGGAGAACTTAGAAGGCGGTGCCTTGACGCCATGA